The following are encoded together in the Brassica napus cultivar Da-Ae chromosome A9, Da-Ae, whole genome shotgun sequence genome:
- the LOC125577709 gene encoding putative pectinesterase/pectinesterase inhibitor 28: protein MAFGSYDDDSKRKRRYVVISISSVLLVSMVVAVTIGVSVNSDNGTKEEITASVKAIKDVCAPTDYKKTCEDTLRKDAKDTSDPLELVRTAFNATMKQISNVAKKSLTMIELQKDPRTKMALDQCTELMDYAIGELSKSFDELGRFELHKVDDALIKLKVWLSATISHEQTCLDGFQGTQGDAGETMKKALKTAVQLTHNGLAMVSEMLNYLGQMELPEMNSRRLLSQEFPSWVDGRVRRLLNAPLSEVKPDMVVAQDGSGQYKTINEALQNVPKKNNATFVVHIKSGTYKEYVQVNRTMPNLVFIGDGPTKSIISGNKSFKDGITTYRTATVAIIGDNFIAKNMGFENTAGALNYQAVAVRVLSDESIFYNCRFDGYQDTLYAHSHRQFYRDCTITGTIDFLFGDAAAVFQNCTLLVRKPLANQACPITAHGRKDPRESTGFVLQGCTIAGEADYLAVKETSKAYLGRPWKEYSKTIIMETFIPDFIPGEGWSPWQGNFGLDTLFYSEVRNTGPGAAVANRVTWPGIKKLSEEEIVEYTPAKYIQGDDWIPGKGVPYTPGFFAGNGSATGAGSSNSTTTGSSEPGSTNSTTGSDSPAAAPGASAITESGLGSPSATPSASPTASPSASPSATPSASPSATPSASPSASPSATPSVSPSAFPSATPSSSPSVSPSTAPSASPSATPSASPSASPSVSPSISPESSV from the exons atggcATTCGGATCATACGACGATGATTCTAAGAGGAAAAGGAGGTACGTAGTTATCTCCATCTCATCtgttcttcttgtttctatggTTGTCGCCGTTACCATCGGCGTTAGCGTCAATAGCGATAACGGAACTAAAGAAGAGATCACGGCTTCCGTTAAAGCCATCAAAGATGTCTGCGCGCCAACGGACTACAAGAAGACTTGTGAAGATACTCTAAGGAAAGATGCAAAGGACACATCGGACCCGTTGGAGCTTGTGAGGACAGCGTTTAACGCAACGATGAAACAGATAAGTAACGTGGCAAAGAAGTCACTAACTATGATTGAGCTACAAAAGGATCCAAGGACGAAGATGGCTTTGGATCAATGCACAGAGCTAATGGATTATGCAATCGGCGAGCTTAGTAAATCTTTTGACGAGTTGGGAAGGTTCGAGCTTCACAAG GTTGACGACGCATTGATTAAGCTAAAGGTTTGGCTCAGCGCGACGATTAGTCATGAGCAAACTTGTCTCGATGGGTTTCAAGGGACACAAGGTGATGCAGGTGAGACGATGAAGAAGGCATTGAAAACCGCGGTTCAGTTAACACATAACGGGCTTGCAATGGTCAGCGAGATGTTGAATTACTTGGGACAAATGGAGTTGCCGGAGATGAATAGTCGCCGGCTGCTGTCTCAAGAGTTTCCTTCGTGGGTGGATGGGCGCGTGCGTAGGCTCTTGAATGCACCCTTGTCTGAGGTCAAACCAGATATGGTTGTGGCTCAGGACGGAAGCGGTCAGTACAAGACGATCAACGAGGCATTGCAAAACGTCCCCAAGAAGAATAATGCAACCTTCGTGGTTCACATTAAGAGTGGAACCTATAAAGAATATGTTCAGGTGAATAGGACCATGCCAAATCTTGTTTTCATTGGTGATGGCCCTACCAAATCTATAATTTCCGGCAACAAAAGTTTCAAGGATGGTATTACCACATACCGTACAGCCACCGTTG CAATCATTGGAGACAATTTCATTGCCAAGAACATGGGGTTCGAGAACACAGCCGGGGCTTTAAACTATCAAGCGGTTGCCGTTAGGGTTCTGTCAGACGAGTCCATATTCTACAACTGTAGATTTGATGGTTACCAAGACACTCTCTACGCACATTCCCACCGTCAGTTTTACAGGGACTGTACTATAACAGGCACCATCGACTTCCTCTTTGGAGACGCAGCCGCGGTGTTCCAGAACTGTACATTACTAGTAAGGAAACCACTCGCGAACCAGGCATGTCCTATAACCGCCCACGGACGTAAAGACCCGAGGGAGTCCACAGGGTTTGTGCTCCAAGGGTGTACTATTGCTGGTGAAGCGGATTACTTGGCGGTCAAGGAAACTAGCAAAGCTTATCTTGGAAGGCCGTGGAAAGAGTATTCAAAAACTATCATTATGGAGACGTTCATACCGGATTTTATTCCCGGTGAAGGATGGTCGCCGTGGCAAGGGAACTTTGGTCTTGACACGCTCTTTTATTCGGAGGTGAGGAACACTGGACCGGGTGCAGCTGTGGCGAACCGGGTTACTTGGCCAGGAATCAAGAAGTTGAGTGAAGAAGAGATTGTTGAATACACTCCAGCTAAGTATATACAAGGTGACGATTGGATTCCCGGTAAAGGTGTTCCTTACACGCCCGGTTTTTTCGCCGGGAACGGTTCAGCAACTGGTGCCGGTTCCTCCAACTCCACAACTACCGGTTCAAGCGAACCGGGCTCGACAAACTCTACAACAGGGTCAGATTCTCCAGCGGCTGCCCCAGGAGCCTCTGCCATCACTGAAAGTGGCTTAGGGTCTCCTTCGGCTACTCCTTCAGCTTCACCAACAGCTTCTCCTTCAGCTTCACCATCAGCTACTCCTTCAGCTTCACCATCAGCTACTCCTTCAGCTTCACCATCAGCTTCTCCATCGGCTACTCCTTCAGTTTCACCATCAGCTTTTCCATCGGCTACTCCTTCATCTTCACCATCAGTTTCTCCATCGACTGCTCCTTCAGCTTCACCTTCGGCTACTCCTTCAGCTTCTCCATCGGCTTCCCCTTCGGTTTCGCCTTCTATTTCGCCGGAAAGCTCTGTTTAA
- the LOC111200445 gene encoding uncharacterized protein LOC111200445, which yields MSSSSSSVFQPKTCNEIIVAVEESMEKAAESQVVSSASSSATQPEKCNDLTVAVEESMEKATENQAVSSDGSSAAPQPEKTNDVTMAVEEAKEMAAENQVVSSAGSSAAPQPNDIIVAVEGDKEVATENQIVPYTGSPAPQAEQCTDIVIVATENNNPGTENPSLMGSGAVPTGSQILQLYPPRSNKIFSCPTCKKGFPSSQALGGHQNAHKQEREWEKKRKNMEQEYPGFAFLNPNIDNPLMFFLGGYSEDALTHENHLGIPLDDAFKRRFARNHPSVNNGSSDMNITAVPRVAPTGFFAGNTPTTNGSSSGGLGPPYNSYPPMLPRNFPPFPPPQTNNLPSGLYPQQENVLNEVNFISEIGKGKNIIEIDDDDDDDADAGADDGPIAGTSKSWGADLSL from the coding sequence ATGTCTTCTTCAAGCTCGTCCGTGTTCCAACCCAAAACATGCAATGAGATCATCGTGGCCGTGGAGGAGTCCATGGAGAAGGCAGCGGAGAGCCAAGTTGTGTCTTCTGCCAGCTCTTCCGCCACCCAACCTGAGAAATGCAATGACCTCACCGTGGCCGTGGAGGAGTCCATGGAGAAGGCAACGGAGAACCAAGCTGTGTCTTCTGACGGCTCTTCCGCGGCGCCCCAGCCAGAAAAAACCAATGACGTTACCATGGCCGTGGAGGAGGCCAAGGAGATGGCAGCAGAGAACCAAGTTGTGTCTTCTGCAGGCTCTTCCGCCGCGCCCCAACCCAATGACATTATCGTGGCTGTGGAGGGGGACAAGGAGGTGGCAACGGAGAACCAAATTGTGCCTTATACAGGCTCTCCCGCGCCCCAGGCTGAGCAATGCACTGACATTGTTATCGTGGCAACGGAGAACAACAATCCGGGAACTGAAAACCCAAGTCTCATGGGATCTGGTGCTGTCCCAACAGGAAGCCAGATCCTGCAGCTTTACCCACCAAGATCTAATAAGATCTTCTCTTGTCCCACTTGCAAAAAAGGGTTCCCATCAAGTCAAGCCCTAGGCGGCCACCAGAACGCGCACAAGCAGGAGCGAGAGTGggaaaagaagaggaagaatatGGAACAAGAGTACCCCGGTTTCGCCTTTTTGAACCCTAATATAGACAATCCTCTTATGTTTTTCTTAGGTGGCTACTCGGAAGATGCTTTAACACACGAGAATCATCTTGGGATCCCTCTTGACGATGCTTTCAAACGCAGATTTGCCCGTAATCACCCATCCGTCAACAACGGATCCTCGGACATGAACATTACCGCGGTTCCTCGCGTGGCTCCTACTGGCTTCTTCGCAGGGAACACTCCCACCACCAACGGTTCTTCTTCAGGAGGACTTGGGCCCCCTTACAACAGCTATCCCCCGATGCTCCCTAGGAACTTTCCTCCTTTCCCTCCTCCTCAGACCAACAATCTTCCTAGTGGTTTGTATCCGCAACAAGAGAATGTATTGAACGAGGTGAATTTCATCTCAGAGATAGGAAAGGGTAAAAATATTattgagattgatgatgatgatgatgatgatgctgatgCTGGTGCTGATGATGGGCCTATAGCAGGGACATCCAAGAGCTGGGGGGCTGATTTATCTCTTTGA
- the LOC111200840 gene encoding uncharacterized protein LOC111200840 isoform X1, protein MGRCSTKKVFLIQSPILFLHLLISFSSGAVKPDPRGVCVSKGGRFPPYESAGKPPNSVGRGSKDLTMCRVFRKRTCCSPAQTTPAFVAVRNLATHGEASQDCLHLFELLECSICNPDVGTQPGPPRICASFCDRVFDACKDAYFSSNALTQTIGPCGVNDDIICVKASNWESNGTSFCEAAGFAVQTNEDSREEPCYGSKASLESVVESWSRDSKKKTSFKTETLSCFKDLLQWVRVMTTIQKVSLGVSFLVAGMFLIRQWNNHKQKQRLAAIQRAARRLGGDANGDSYSAALNRRLVQS, encoded by the exons GTGCAGTGAAACCGGATCCGAGAGGAGTATGTGTTTCTAAAGGAGGACGCTTTCCACCGTATGAATCAGCAGGAAAGCCTCCTAACTCCGTTGGTAGAGGATCCAAGGATCTAACTATGTGCCGTGTGTTCCGTAAAAGGACATGTTGCTCTCCTGCTCAGACAACCCCAGCTTTCGTAGCTGTCAGAAACTTGGCTACTCATGGAGAAGCTAGTCAAGATTGTCTGCATTTGTTCGAGTTATTAGAGTGTTCAATCTGTAACCCGGACGTCGGTACTCAACCCGGTCCTCCTCGCATCTGCGCCTCCTTTTGTGACAGAGTTTTTGATGCTTGTAAAGACGCATACTTCTCTAGTAATGCACTTACACAG ACGATTGGTCCCTGTGGAGTAAACGACGATATCATCTGCGTTAAGGCCTCGAATTGGGAGTCTAACGGCACATCATTCTGCGAAGCAGCTGGCTTTGCCGTTCAGACAAATGAGGATTCTAGAGAAGAACCGTGTTACGGAAGCAAAGCAAGTCTAGAATCGGTGGTGGAATCATGGTCAAGAGACTCGAAGAAGAAGACCTCTTTCAAGACTGAGACTTTGTCATGTTTTAAAGATCTTCTGCAATGGGTTCGTGTAATGACAACGATTCAGAAGGTTTCTTTGGGAGTGTCGTTTCTCGTTGCAGGAATGTTCTTGATCAG GCAATGGAATAACCATAAGCAGAAGCAGAGGCTAGCTGCGATCCAGAGAGCTGCTAGAAGATTAGGAGGGGATGCGAACGGGGATTCATACAGTGCAGCTTTAAATAGAAGATTAGTtcaaagttga
- the LOC111200840 gene encoding uncharacterized protein LOC111200840 isoform X2, protein MFNEEGVSDSESDPVSSSPHLLLVREMLCFGVVGAVKPDPRGVCVSKGGRFPPYESAGKPPNSVGRGSKDLTMCRVFRKRTCCSPAQTTPAFVAVRNLATHGEASQDCLHLFELLECSICNPDVGTQPGPPRICASFCDRVFDACKDAYFSSNALTQTIGPCGVNDDIICVKASNWESNGTSFCEAAGFAVQTNEDSREEPCYGSKASLESVVESWSRDSKKKTSFKTETLSCFKDLLQWVRVMTTIQKVSLGVSFLVAGMFLIRQWNNHKQKQRLAAIQRAARRLGGDANGDSYSAALNRRLVQS, encoded by the exons TGAAATGCTCTGTTTTGGGGTTGTAGGTGCAGTGAAACCGGATCCGAGAGGAGTATGTGTTTCTAAAGGAGGACGCTTTCCACCGTATGAATCAGCAGGAAAGCCTCCTAACTCCGTTGGTAGAGGATCCAAGGATCTAACTATGTGCCGTGTGTTCCGTAAAAGGACATGTTGCTCTCCTGCTCAGACAACCCCAGCTTTCGTAGCTGTCAGAAACTTGGCTACTCATGGAGAAGCTAGTCAAGATTGTCTGCATTTGTTCGAGTTATTAGAGTGTTCAATCTGTAACCCGGACGTCGGTACTCAACCCGGTCCTCCTCGCATCTGCGCCTCCTTTTGTGACAGAGTTTTTGATGCTTGTAAAGACGCATACTTCTCTAGTAATGCACTTACACAG ACGATTGGTCCCTGTGGAGTAAACGACGATATCATCTGCGTTAAGGCCTCGAATTGGGAGTCTAACGGCACATCATTCTGCGAAGCAGCTGGCTTTGCCGTTCAGACAAATGAGGATTCTAGAGAAGAACCGTGTTACGGAAGCAAAGCAAGTCTAGAATCGGTGGTGGAATCATGGTCAAGAGACTCGAAGAAGAAGACCTCTTTCAAGACTGAGACTTTGTCATGTTTTAAAGATCTTCTGCAATGGGTTCGTGTAATGACAACGATTCAGAAGGTTTCTTTGGGAGTGTCGTTTCTCGTTGCAGGAATGTTCTTGATCAG GCAATGGAATAACCATAAGCAGAAGCAGAGGCTAGCTGCGATCCAGAGAGCTGCTAGAAGATTAGGAGGGGATGCGAACGGGGATTCATACAGTGCAGCTTTAAATAGAAGATTAGTtcaaagttga